In the genome of Lactobacillus intestinalis, the window AGTAACTGCCGATCAAATGATTACTACTGGCATGGGCGATTTTCAAGCAAGTTATTTCCGTGTAAAAGGAACAAGTAAAGATCCTGTTTACATTAACACTGGCTTATATGAAGAAGATGCCGATAGCCCATATGTTTGGAGTGGGGATCAAGGTCCAACTTTAGCTAAGCAATATCTATTTCCTGAAAGCTACAATGATTTGATCTACACCGTAGCTAGCTTTAAAGGAAATAATGTAGCCTTTTACAATGTCAATGGCGAAAAGACGAACTATAAGACTGACGGCGATCAATTAGCAGTTAACCAAAAGATTTACCTTTGGAATACCAAAGAAAATAAGGCAGAGCTATATTATCATGTTCAAAATTCATTAGTTTATAAAACTGGAGCTGAAGATGATCGTCATGATACAGCAATTAGCAATCTTTATGTAAAGGCTGATGATGTCGCAATTAGTGGTCAAAAGCTTACAACTCTCAATACTGCCTCTGAAGCTGAAGCAGATAGTAAATTAGCAACTAATTCAGAAAAAGCTGAACTTACGCAAGCAATTTCTGATGCAGCTAGCGTTAAGGATTCAATCAAGTATCGCTTAGATAACTGGGTCGATCGCAGTCTATATGATCAAGCTGTAGAAAATGCTCAAACTATTGCTCAGGATAAAAATGCTACCAAGATGGCAGTTAAGGAAGCTTTGTGGCAGGTTGACTTTGCTAAGAAAAACTTAAAGGGTGCTAAAGTTAAGGTTAAGGATATCAATAATTTAACTGCTATTGAAGCAGCTCAAGTCTTGAATGTGATTCGCCAAGCTTACTATAGTGGTAAGAACTATCCAATGGTGAGTGTTTATCAAAAATGGGCTCACAAGCCAGGATATTATCCCGCAGAAGGCTGGAAAGGCAACGATAAGACTAGGTACTACTTAATTCCAAGTGGCGGAGCTAAGAAGAAACTGTTGAATTTTTCTGATTTTGCTACTGAAAAATAGGTCCTAAGTGATTTATGAAACCGAAAAAATGTTAAAATGAAAGACGAATATTTTTTGACATTGCGGGGAAATAATTATGTTAGATAAAAATAAAGAAATTTGGTTTACTGGAATTAAGGGAACAGGAATGGCCTCACTTGCACTTTTATTGCATGACTTAGGCTATAATGTTGCAGGTAGTGACATTGAAAAGTACACTTTTACTCAAGTTCCTCTTGAAAAAGCTGGCATTGAAGTTAAGAGTTTTGACCCAGCAAATATCAAGTCAAATGATGAACAAGTTATTGTTAAAGGAAATGCCTTTAAGGAAGATAACCCAGAAGTAAAAGCTTGCCTTGATAAGGATGTTAAGTGGCAAAGTTACCCAGATACTGTTGAAGAAATTGTTCAAATGCATACTTCAATTGGTATTTCAGGAACTCACGGCAAGACCTCAACCACTAGTCTTTTGGCTCACGTGTTAGGTGAAGTAGCACCAACTTCATACTTGATTGGTGATGGTCGCGGTAAGGGTGTAGAAGATTCACGTTTCTTTGTTTATGAAGCAGATGAATATCGTCGTCATTTCTTGGCATATCATCCAGATTACCAAATTATGACTAACATTGACTTTGATCACCCTGATTACTTCAAGGATCAAGATGATTATACTTCCGCTTTCCAATCTGCAGCTGATCAAACTAAGAAGGCTCTCTTTGTCTGGGGTGACGACAAGCGTTTGCAAAGTTTGAAGACTGATATTCCTAAGTATACTTATGGTTTTAAAGATACTGATGACTTCCAAGCTGTAAATATTGAGAAAACTACTGATGGTTCAAGTTTCAATGTTTTAGCTCACGGTGAAGATTTGGGTCGTTTTGGAATTCATTTGTTTGGTGATCACAGTATTTTAAATGCGACAGCTGTAATTGCTGTGGCTTACACTGAAAAAGTTCCAATGGATGATATCAAGAAGGGACTATTAACTTTTAAGGGGGCTAAGCGTAGATTTAGCGAAAAAGACTTCGATGATATTGCTGTAATCGATGACTATGCTCACCACCCAACAGAAATGAGAGCTACTATTCAAGCTGCCCGTCAAAAATTCCCAGATAAAAAGTTGGTTGTTGTCTTTCAACCACATACTTTCTCAAGAACTAAGAAATATCAAAAAGACTTTGAAGAAATCTTACGTGATGTTGATAAGGCTTACGTAACGCCAATTTATGCTTCAGCACGTGAAGCAAGTGGTGACATTTCTAGCCAAGACTTGGTTGACAATATTCCAAATTCTGAAGTAATTGATTTGGATAATATTGCTGATTTAACTAAGAATAGAAACTCTGTAGTTGTCTTCATGGGTGCTGGTGATATTCCAAAGTATGAAGATGCTTTTGAAAAGTTGCTTTAGTAATTTGATAATTATTTAAATATAAAAAATGAGTCGTAAAAGCTGTGATGCTTTGACGGCTCATTTTGTTTCTTAGTTGTTTTTGATCTTATTTAAAAATTCTTCTTTGGTAAATGGAATGCTTTTTGAAATATAAGAAAATGATAAACTTAAGATCCAAATCCAATTGTTCTTGATTTTATCATAATCGATCAGCTGCTTATTAGCTGCTAAATATTTTTTACTTATCCAAATTAATTCATTTAAAATCTTATTGCTAGTTTCTGGAGCAAAAACAAAATCAATAATTAAGTTTTTACCTGATTCAGTAATGAAATCGACAAATTTTTCATTAATATGTCGAAGTGGTGAAAATGGATAATAAATTGAATCGCTAAACAAAATTTCTTCAAATTTACTTAATTGATGTTGATCTTGTGATTTTAAATTGAATTTTTGAGGAAGCCCAGTTAAAGTTGAATCTTCGCCCTTGATTTGAGTTAAGTTATTCATTATAAAGTCCCCTTTAGCGCTTTCATAATCTACTTTATATTATTAAATTTGTCTTGATTGTTTTCAATGGTATTGCAATTTTGAAGAAAAAGTAACAAGATTATAATAATAACTAAAAGATTCTTTTAGTTATTAAAAGAAATTTTGATTAAGTGGAAGGTGGATAAATAGATTTCGCATGGTAGATATCAGAATTATTAATACTAAAAGCCAATTAAAAGCAGCATTATTTGAATGTTTAAAGGAAAAAAGCCTGAGAGAGGTTAAAATTAAAGATATAATTTCAGTATCAGGAGTGAGTACTCGGACTTTTTATCAGTATTATTCAGATGTAGATAACTTAATTGAAGAAATTGAAAAAGAATTCATTGAGGGCTATAGGAAGAGTATTGAAAAAGATCGTGATGTAATTTTGGATGTTGATTATAGTTTGCCTATAGAGAAACAATTTGAAACAGTATTAAATTCGGCTAAAAATACAATTGCTTTTTGTTTTGAACGAAAAGAAGAGATCCAAACTTTGCTTTCTGATAATGGGGATATTAGATTCTATAATTTAATATATAAGACTAGTTGTGATGAATTTTTAAAAAGAGCTACTACTATGAAGAGTACCTCTGGCATTAAGTTATCCTCTAAACAAAGATTGCTTTTTGATATAAATGTTCAAGTATTTGTTCATTGTATGATCGATTTGGTAAGTGTTTTGTTAAAGTATGATGATCGTCTATCTCCTTATGATGTTAGACAGAGCATTTTTGACTTTTTACATAAAACACCTTTAGATAGAATTAATGAAATTATTCAAGATAACTAAGATCTACTAAAAATACTGCTAATCCATGATATAAGACTAAGAAAACTGTTAAAATAGTTACGTACTATTGAACAGTTTTTTATTTTAAGGAGATTTTTATGGCACAAAAGAAATTGCTTTTAATTGACGGAAATTCAGTGGCCTTTCGTGCCTTTTATGCTTTATACCGTCAGCTTGATCGTTTTGTAAGTCCTGATGGTTTACATACTAATGCAATCTATACTTTTAAAAATATGCTCGATGCAATCTTAAAACAAGTTGATCCTACTAACGTCTTAGTTGCATTTGATGCGGGAAAAGTAACTTTTAGAACCAAAATGTATGAGGACTACAAAGGTGGTCGTCAAAAAACACCAAGTGAATTACTTGAACAATTGCCGGTAATTCGAGAAATGTTGAAAGATTTGGGCATTAAAAGCTATGAATTAGCTAATTATGAAGCAGATGATATTATTGGAACCCTTTCTAAGATGGGTGAAAAAGCTGGTTATGAAGTGACCATTGTCACAGGAGATAAAGATTTAACTCAGCTGGCTTCAGACAAGACAACAGTTTTAATTACTAAAAATGGGGTTGGTGATACAGAAGCTTACACCCCTGAACACATGAAAGAAGTTAATGGGGTTACACCAATTGAATTCATTGATATGAAGGCTTTGATGGGCGATAATTCTGATAATTATCCCGGTGTTACTAAAGTTGGCCCGAAGACAGCGTCACGCTTGATTCAAAAATATGGTTCAATTGAAAATCTTTACGCCCATCTAGAAGAAATGAAAAAGTCAAAGCTAAAAGAAAACTTGATCAATGACAAGGACAAGGCCTTTTTAGCAAAAAAATTAGCAACAATTGATCGTGATTCTCCAGTTGAAGTTACTCTTGAAGATACTGAGAAAAAAGATATCGATTATGAAAAGTTGCGTGAACTTTATGAACGTTTGGGATTCAAGAAGTTTTTGGCTGAACTTAATTCTTCAGCTGATGCTCAAGGAGAAAATACCGGGGTAGAGCAATATGAATATGTGGAGTTAACTAAAGATAATCTAGACGAATTGGCTGACATAAAAGAAAAAGAAGTCGATTTTTATTTAGAAATGCTTGGCGATAATTATCATGTTGCTCCGTTTGTTGGTTTTGGTTTAAGAGTTGGTAAAAAGAACTATGTTTCAAAAGATATAGCTCTTTTACAAGAAATGCCTTTAAGAGGAATTTTAGAAAATAAGACTATCAAGAAAAATGTTTTTGATCTTAAGAGAACCTATGTAGGGCTACATCGATTAAATATTGAAGCGGGTGGTTTTGATTATGATATGCTTTTAGCTTCCTATTTAGTTAATAATGAAAATAATTCTAATGATTTAGGCGAGATTGCCCATTTATATGATGAATATTCCGTAAAAACTGATCTTGAAGTTTATGGTAAAGGCAAAAAGCAGGCTGTGCCAGAGGATGCGGACCTTTTCAAGCATTTAGCGGCTAAAGTTAGCGTGATTCAAAAGTTAAAACCTGAACTACTTAAAAAGTTGAAAGATCATGAGCAAGATGATCTTTATGATGCAATTGAAATTCCGGTTGCATTTGTTCTTGCAAAAATGGAAATTAGTGGAATGAAAGTTTTGCCAAGTACACTTTTGCAACTAGAAAATGATTTTGCAATAAAATTAAAGGATCTTGAAAATAAGATTTATCAGCAAGCAGGAGAAGAATTTAATATTAATTCACCTAAGCAGTTGGGACATATTTTATTTGAAAAGCTTGGTCTGCCCCCTGTTAAGAAAACTAAAACCGGCTATTCAACCTCTGTAGAAGTTTTGGATAAGTTGAAGACGGAAAGTCCGATCATTAATCAAATTTTGGATTATCGTCAAATTGCAAAAATTCAATCAACTTATGTAAAGGGGTTGCTTGATGTAATTCAATCAGATGGTCGCGTTCATACTCGTTATCTCCAAACTTTAACAGCCACTGGTCGTTTATCCTCAGTTGATCCTAACTTGCAAAATATTCCAACTCGGACTGAAGAAGGAAAGCAAATTAGAAAGGCTTTTGTACCAACTGATCCAGATGGCTATATTTTCTCATGTGACTATTCTCAAGTTGAATTGCGTGTTTTGGCCCATGTTTCAGGGGATGAAAATATGCAAGAAGCCTTCAAGACTGGCTATGATATTCACTCTCATACAGCCATGAAAATCTTCCATCTTGATTCTCCAGATCAAGTTACACCCCTTATGCGTCGACATGCAAAGGCTGTTAATTTTGGGATTGTGTACGGTATTTCTGATTATGGTTTAGCTAAAAACTTGGGAATTTCTCGTAAACAAGCTAAGGAATTTATTGATAATTACTTTGAACAATATCCTAAGATTAAGGAATACATGGATAAGGCTGTAAAGTTTGCTCGTGAACATGGCTATGCAGAAACTATCATGCATAGAAGAAGATATCTGCCTGATATTCATGCTAAGAACTTTAATGTACGTAGTTTTGCTGAGAGAACTGCAATTAATTCTCCGATTCAAGGATCAGCGGCGGATATCATTAAGATAGCAATGATTAATATGCAAAAGAAACTTGAGGAGCTTCATTTGAAGACTAAAATGGTTTTGCAGATTCATGACGAATTGGTCTTTGATGTGCCAAAAGAAGAATTAGAAACTATTAAAAAGATTGTCCCAGAAGTAATGCAATCTGCAGTCAAACTTGATGTGCCATTAGTGGCAGATTCAGGTTATGGTCATAATTGGTATGATGCAAAGTAGGTGACACTATGCCAGAAATGCCAGAAGTGGAAACAGTGAGAAGATCGCTGATTCCTTTAATTAAAGGGAAAACTATAAAAAATGTAACATTGTGGTATCCCAATATTGTAGCCAGTGATCAAAGTGAATTTGTTCATGATTTAGTAAATAAAAAGGTGATTGGCATCGATCGTTATGCCAAGTATCTCTTGATTAGATTAAGTGATAATCTAACTATTGTGTCTCATTTGCGGATGGAAGGTAAGTATCACTTAGTTGATGTGGATACGCCTAAAGATAAGCATGATCATGTTCAATTTGAATTCACTGATCATACTGCACTTAGATATAATGATGTTCGTAAATTCGGCCGAATGCAGCTTATTTTAACCGGAAGTGAAAAGACAGCAACTGCAATTGGAAGATTGGGCGTAGAGCCAAATTCAGCTGATTTTACTGATCAATATTTTATTTCTAAACTCAAAACAAAGAAAAAGAATATTAAAAATACTCTGCTAGATCAAACGATTGTAGCAGGACTTGGAAATATATATGTGGATGAGGTTTTATGGCAAGCAAAGATTCATCCGCTTAGTGTTTCAAGGGCTATTCCTGCAGACAAAGTAAAAGAACTACGTAAAAATATTAATCATACGATTAAATGGGCAACTGAATTGCATGGAACCACAGTCCATACTTATCTTGATGCTAATGGAAACTATGGCGGTTTTCAAGATAAGCTTAAAGTATATGGTCATAGTGGCGAAGAATGTCCTAGATGTAATACAATATTAGAAAAAATCAAAGTAAATGGGCGAGGAACAACATTTTGCCCGCATTGTCAGGTGATATATAAATGACACTTGTGTTAGGTTTAACCGGCGGAATTGCGACTGGTAAAAGTACTGCTGATAAATTTTTTGAGGAAAAAAATATTCCAATTGTGGACTGTGATGAGATAGCCCACAACATCATGAATGTTAATAAGCCGGCTTGGAAAGATATTAAAGAGGTTTTTGGTGATGAATATTTAAATGAAGATCAAACCATTAATCGAAAAAAGTTGGGCAAATTAGTGTTTAATGATCCCACAAAAATGAAAATTTTGAATGAAATTACTCATCCGCGGATTTTTCAAGAAATGGAATCACAAATCGCACAATATAAATCTGAAGGCTATTCTTTGATTATCGTCGATGCCCCAGTTTTGTTTGAATCTCATAGTGAAAAATATTATAACGAAACTTTAGTAATTAGTTTGCCTCAAGACCTACAGCTTAAACGATTAATGGCACGAAATAATTTGACTAAAGAAGAAGCTCTTAGTAGAATTAACAGTCAAATGTCATTAAAAGAAAAAGAAGCTAGAGCCACGTATGTGATTGAAAATACTGGTTCTGTAGAAGATTTATATAAAAAATTGAATGAGTTATTAACGAAAATTAAGTATGAGGTTTAATTATGGAATGTCCAAATTGTCATCAAAATGCTTCACGCGTTATTGATTCTCGTCCAAGCGATGAAAATCGAGCTATTAGACGTCGCCGAGAATGTGAAAATTGTGGCTTTCGTTTTACTACATTTGAAAGAATTGAAACTGCACCATTACTTGTTATTAAGAATGATGGAACGCTTGAGCCATTTAGTCGTAAGAAGATTTTGCATGGGGTCATGGCTGCTTGTCAAAAGAGACCAATTACTAGTCAACAATTTGAGCAGTTGGTGGACCATGTTGAAAATAAAGTTCGTAAGCAAGGTGTTAGTGAAATTTCATCTAAGAAAATTGGTCAATTTGTCATGGATGAATTAGCTGACATCGATGATGTAGCCTATATTCGTTTTGCTTCTATCTATCGTGAATTTAAAGATATGTCTAGCTTTATGAAGACGATGGAAGATATGATGGCAAAGCGTGAGAAAGGAAATTAGAGATGTTTGAAACATCTAATCCTAAGCAGCCATTTTACGTTGCTAACAAAATCAATTTGTTCCCAGGAGATATCAAGGTTTTGATTAAACTCTATCAGCCCATTGTTGGCGCCACGGCAGTTTCTTTATATCAAACTTTGATTCAGGATTATGATGCGTATGCAATAGTTTCAGATTCGCAGGGGATTTATTCTCTGCAGGAGGAACTAGATTGCAGTTTAAAAGACATGTTTTCTGCTTTGCATAAACTGGAAGCTGTCGGTTTAGTGAAGACGTATCTCGCTGATAGTATTATTAATAAAATTCTTATTTTTCAGTTGATGAATGTGCCTAGTGCACAAGAATTCTTTTCAACTGCGCTTTTAGCGAGTCTTTTAAAAGAAAAAATAGGGGCAATTAAGTTTCATGCTTTAAGTCATGCTTTTGCTAAGGAACTTAAACGAGCTCAAAAACCCATTAAAGATGCACAAGATGTTTCTGCATCTTTTTTTGACGTCTTCCATCTATCACAAGCAGAAGCAATTACTCCATCTGATGATGTGAAAAAAGCTGCTAGTGAAAATACGGGTCAAAAAATTGTTCCAGCTCAAGTCAATGATCACAGTAATATTGATTGGGAATTTTTGAAACAACAATTTGAAATGTATCAAATTCCGCCCGAGCAAGTAACTCTTCATCAACGTGAGATTGCATCTCTCATGACCACTTACAATTTGAACGAAAAAGAGTTTTCTGATAAAGCAATGTATGCCATGCGGGAAGCGCCAACCCAGTATGAGTTGAATATGCAGCTGATTGAAGAGAAGATTGCAGAAGAATCTCAAAATGTGCGTTTTTTGGCTAATAAGGAAAACCCTAAAGAAGAAAAGCTGGATTTGAGCGGTTTATCTCACAATGAGCAAGAAATTGTTAAAAATGCGATGAATCTATCGCCCTATGACTTTTTGCATAAGGTTAAAAAGCAGTATGGAGGGCAAGTTTATTCCAGTGAAAGCTATACTGTTAATGTGATTAATAGAAAATATCACTTACCTGTATCTGTTTTAAATATGGTTGTCTATACTTGCTTAACTTATAATTCGGTTGTGTCGTACAATTTAGCTAAGAGAATTGCAGAGGATTGGACTGAAAATCAAGTTGGGGATGCCGTAACTGCCTTAAAGCGGATTAATGCGCGCAAGCAAGATAACCATAAGGAACCGCTGATTAAGACGCAAGAGACTAAGAAAACATCTTATGGTAAGAAGCGAGTTGAAGAAGGAACTGATTGGAGTAAGAAGAAAGCTAAGGTTAATAAATCAGTTAGTGCTGAAGAACTAAGAAATTTCTTTAAGAATTTTGAAGAACAAAATGGCATGAAGTAGGTGATAAAAATGGAGCCAATTGGTGATACTCTCAAAAAAATAGTAAAAAAACGAAATTTTGGAGCTTCTTTGCAAGAGATTCAAAATGAGGTTTTACATGATAAAGATGTTCGTGAATTTTTAGCAGCTCATAAAGATAAACTGAATAAAAAAATTGTAGAAACAAGTTTTGCTAATTTATATGAATATTATTCCCAAAAACAAAAATCTGATCATGTAATGAATGGTTACCAACCAGAGTTGTTTATTAGTGGGGATGTAATTGATATTCGATATGCGCCAACTAAAGCTAAAATTGAGGCGGATAAAGAGATAAATACTCAAAAGCACTTGGAATTAATTGATCTACCGAAGAACCTGCGCTCAGTAAAATTAAGCAATCTTGATATCTCTGATGAACGTTCAGATGTTATGATTCTTATTCGACAGTTTTTAAATAGCTATAAAGAAAATAATCATCAAAAAGGTCTTTATTTAAGTGGTAATTTTGGAGTAGGAAAGACGTACATGTTAGCTGGGCTTGCAAATTCGATTGCTGCTACGAACAAAAACGTCATCTTTTTACATGTGCCGACTTTTATTGCAAGCCTTTCGAGTCACTTTGAAGACAACAGCCTAAATAAAGAAATCAAGCGCGTTTCAGCGTGTGATGTCTTGATTTTAGATGATATTGGGGCAGAAACTCTCAGCCAATGGTCGCGTGATGACGTTTTAGGCGTAATTTTGCAAGCAAGAATGGATAATGTGCTTCCGACATTTTTCTCATCTAATTTGGACATGGATAAACTTGAAAAGCACTTTGCTGAAACAAAAAATGCTGTTGATCCTGTAAAAGCAGCTCGTTTGATGCAACGAGTAAGATTTTTAGCAAAAGAAGTTGTCGTTTCAGGGGAAAACAGAAGAATCTAATTTTTTTCAAAAAAGACTTGATTCCCAAAAATCTACGCGTATAATTGATTTCAAATGAACGAACATGATAGTTCTTGACTCAGAGAGAGGGGCCTAGTTCTGAAAGCTCCCATTAAAGAGCTACCCCACTCGTTATTTCCCAAATTGATAATTAATGGTTGGACTCCAATATCAGTCCGTATATGAGAGATTATTTATATAATCTGAATTTGGGTGGAACCACGCTAATTAACGTCCCAGTGCTATTACCGGCACTGGGACTTTTTATTTTCTATT includes:
- the polA gene encoding DNA polymerase I, whose translation is MAQKKLLLIDGNSVAFRAFYALYRQLDRFVSPDGLHTNAIYTFKNMLDAILKQVDPTNVLVAFDAGKVTFRTKMYEDYKGGRQKTPSELLEQLPVIREMLKDLGIKSYELANYEADDIIGTLSKMGEKAGYEVTIVTGDKDLTQLASDKTTVLITKNGVGDTEAYTPEHMKEVNGVTPIEFIDMKALMGDNSDNYPGVTKVGPKTASRLIQKYGSIENLYAHLEEMKKSKLKENLINDKDKAFLAKKLATIDRDSPVEVTLEDTEKKDIDYEKLRELYERLGFKKFLAELNSSADAQGENTGVEQYEYVELTKDNLDELADIKEKEVDFYLEMLGDNYHVAPFVGFGLRVGKKNYVSKDIALLQEMPLRGILENKTIKKNVFDLKRTYVGLHRLNIEAGGFDYDMLLASYLVNNENNSNDLGEIAHLYDEYSVKTDLEVYGKGKKQAVPEDADLFKHLAAKVSVIQKLKPELLKKLKDHEQDDLYDAIEIPVAFVLAKMEISGMKVLPSTLLQLENDFAIKLKDLENKIYQQAGEEFNINSPKQLGHILFEKLGLPPVKKTKTGYSTSVEVLDKLKTESPIINQILDYRQIAKIQSTYVKGLLDVIQSDGRVHTRYLQTLTATGRLSSVDPNLQNIPTRTEEGKQIRKAFVPTDPDGYIFSCDYSQVELRVLAHVSGDENMQEAFKTGYDIHSHTAMKIFHLDSPDQVTPLMRRHAKAVNFGIVYGISDYGLAKNLGISRKQAKEFIDNYFEQYPKIKEYMDKAVKFAREHGYAETIMHRRRYLPDIHAKNFNVRSFAERTAINSPIQGSAADIIKIAMINMQKKLEELHLKTKMVLQIHDELVFDVPKEELETIKKIVPEVMQSAVKLDVPLVADSGYGHNWYDAK
- the murC gene encoding UDP-N-acetylmuramate--L-alanine ligase; this translates as MLDKNKEIWFTGIKGTGMASLALLLHDLGYNVAGSDIEKYTFTQVPLEKAGIEVKSFDPANIKSNDEQVIVKGNAFKEDNPEVKACLDKDVKWQSYPDTVEEIVQMHTSIGISGTHGKTSTTSLLAHVLGEVAPTSYLIGDGRGKGVEDSRFFVYEADEYRRHFLAYHPDYQIMTNIDFDHPDYFKDQDDYTSAFQSAADQTKKALFVWGDDKRLQSLKTDIPKYTYGFKDTDDFQAVNIEKTTDGSSFNVLAHGEDLGRFGIHLFGDHSILNATAVIAVAYTEKVPMDDIKKGLLTFKGAKRRFSEKDFDDIAVIDDYAHHPTEMRATIQAARQKFPDKKLVVVFQPHTFSRTKKYQKDFEEILRDVDKAYVTPIYASAREASGDISSQDLVDNIPNSEVIDLDNIADLTKNRNSVVVFMGAGDIPKYEDAFEKLL
- the nrdR gene encoding transcriptional regulator NrdR is translated as MECPNCHQNASRVIDSRPSDENRAIRRRRECENCGFRFTTFERIETAPLLVIKNDGTLEPFSRKKILHGVMAACQKRPITSQQFEQLVDHVENKVRKQGVSEISSKKIGQFVMDELADIDDVAYIRFASIYREFKDMSSFMKTMEDMMAKREKGN
- the dnaI gene encoding primosomal protein DnaI — protein: MEPIGDTLKKIVKKRNFGASLQEIQNEVLHDKDVREFLAAHKDKLNKKIVETSFANLYEYYSQKQKSDHVMNGYQPELFISGDVIDIRYAPTKAKIEADKEINTQKHLELIDLPKNLRSVKLSNLDISDERSDVMILIRQFLNSYKENNHQKGLYLSGNFGVGKTYMLAGLANSIAATNKNVIFLHVPTFIASLSSHFEDNSLNKEIKRVSACDVLILDDIGAETLSQWSRDDVLGVILQARMDNVLPTFFSSNLDMDKLEKHFAETKNAVDPVKAARLMQRVRFLAKEVVVSGENRRI
- a CDS encoding DnaD domain protein produces the protein MFETSNPKQPFYVANKINLFPGDIKVLIKLYQPIVGATAVSLYQTLIQDYDAYAIVSDSQGIYSLQEELDCSLKDMFSALHKLEAVGLVKTYLADSIINKILIFQLMNVPSAQEFFSTALLASLLKEKIGAIKFHALSHAFAKELKRAQKPIKDAQDVSASFFDVFHLSQAEAITPSDDVKKAASENTGQKIVPAQVNDHSNIDWEFLKQQFEMYQIPPEQVTLHQREIASLMTTYNLNEKEFSDKAMYAMREAPTQYELNMQLIEEKIAEESQNVRFLANKENPKEEKLDLSGLSHNEQEIVKNAMNLSPYDFLHKVKKQYGGQVYSSESYTVNVINRKYHLPVSVLNMVVYTCLTYNSVVSYNLAKRIAEDWTENQVGDAVTALKRINARKQDNHKEPLIKTQETKKTSYGKKRVEEGTDWSKKKAKVNKSVSAEELRNFFKNFEEQNGMK
- the coaE gene encoding dephospho-CoA kinase (Dephospho-CoA kinase (CoaE) performs the final step in coenzyme A biosynthesis.), with amino-acid sequence MTLVLGLTGGIATGKSTADKFFEEKNIPIVDCDEIAHNIMNVNKPAWKDIKEVFGDEYLNEDQTINRKKLGKLVFNDPTKMKILNEITHPRIFQEMESQIAQYKSEGYSLIIVDAPVLFESHSEKYYNETLVISLPQDLQLKRLMARNNLTKEEALSRINSQMSLKEKEARATYVIENTGSVEDLYKKLNELLTKIKYEV
- a CDS encoding TetR/AcrR family transcriptional regulator yields the protein MVDIRIINTKSQLKAALFECLKEKSLREVKIKDIISVSGVSTRTFYQYYSDVDNLIEEIEKEFIEGYRKSIEKDRDVILDVDYSLPIEKQFETVLNSAKNTIAFCFERKEEIQTLLSDNGDIRFYNLIYKTSCDEFLKRATTMKSTSGIKLSSKQRLLFDINVQVFVHCMIDLVSVLLKYDDRLSPYDVRQSIFDFLHKTPLDRINEIIQDN
- a CDS encoding SLAP domain-containing protein — translated: MKLNRKIISSAVALLATASAGLLTAQTTHAQSVTLHQTYDKTVLPYIRQKGKFTSANKTIKVKNYKYYGKPTLTAGSKFVYANSTTMYTINGDDYFYLGDGGYIKAQNASVQPQKKLFILNQNSYVYDKNGKRLKTFRGGRAYFTTNSKVKYTGSEEFYRKPYVYYRIGNNTYVNSGQISKVNGKGVLFVSQNSYVYNSKGQHQKRLIEAGELVPYTGKVVNKSNQYFYTEYKDRQPNFYSIKNYKIKGNYYFRIGKNQYIKANNINAINGETLYTKQPIKVKIITDTYAYNKDLTQIDKMYRKGQTVTADQMITTGMGDFQASYFRVKGTSKDPVYINTGLYEEDADSPYVWSGDQGPTLAKQYLFPESYNDLIYTVASFKGNNVAFYNVNGEKTNYKTDGDQLAVNQKIYLWNTKENKAELYYHVQNSLVYKTGAEDDRHDTAISNLYVKADDVAISGQKLTTLNTASEAEADSKLATNSEKAELTQAISDAASVKDSIKYRLDNWVDRSLYDQAVENAQTIAQDKNATKMAVKEALWQVDFAKKNLKGAKVKVKDINNLTAIEAAQVLNVIRQAYYSGKNYPMVSVYQKWAHKPGYYPAEGWKGNDKTRYYLIPSGGAKKKLLNFSDFATEK
- the mutM gene encoding bifunctional DNA-formamidopyrimidine glycosylase/DNA-(apurinic or apyrimidinic site) lyase; the encoded protein is MPEMPEVETVRRSLIPLIKGKTIKNVTLWYPNIVASDQSEFVHDLVNKKVIGIDRYAKYLLIRLSDNLTIVSHLRMEGKYHLVDVDTPKDKHDHVQFEFTDHTALRYNDVRKFGRMQLILTGSEKTATAIGRLGVEPNSADFTDQYFISKLKTKKKNIKNTLLDQTIVAGLGNIYVDEVLWQAKIHPLSVSRAIPADKVKELRKNINHTIKWATELHGTTVHTYLDANGNYGGFQDKLKVYGHSGEECPRCNTILEKIKVNGRGTTFCPHCQVIYK